The region CCGCCTCGACGGCGGCCCGGACACTCGCCGCACGCATCGTTACGCTGCCGACGCGAACCGACTCCGAGGTGCGCACCGCGGTGGAACAGGCCCTCTCCCACAACCTGGCGCTGCGGCTGTCCTACACCGACGCGGCAGGACACGAAAGCACCCGCGTCGTGGAACCGGCCGGACTGCTCACCGCCAACCGCCGCTGGTACCTCATCGCCTGGTGCCGCACCCGACGCGCGGGCCGAGGCTTCCGCCTGGACCGGATCACAGCGGCGACTCCCACCGGCGAGCAGGCCCAGCCCCACAACCTGACCGACCTACTCCTCGGCTCAACCGCCGCCACCGCGGTAGGGCCCACCGCACTGGCCCCACTTACACCCGC is a window of Streptomyces violaceusniger Tu 4113 DNA encoding:
- a CDS encoding helix-turn-helix transcriptional regulator, which gives rise to MNRTARLYALVEELRAAAPRPLTVAALAARFEISTRTVQRDLQALMQTGVPVRTTPGRGGGWSIAPEMTLPPIHFTPDEASALTAALATADASTPYSSAARTAAQKIAASMTGPASTAARTLAARIVTLPTRTDSEVRTAVEQALSHNLALRLSYTDAAGHESTRVVEPAGLLTANRRWYLIAWCRTRRAGRGFRLDRITAATPTGEQAQPHNLTDLLLGSTAATAVGPTALAPLTPARPRH